The genomic window GTCTGGCTGTGGCCGACTCGTCCCAAACCGACAGCGTGCGGGCCATCTCCAGCGCGTGGTAGGCGGCGAGCTGGGCAAAGAACGGATGAGGCCCGGCCAGCGCCGCGACGGCCCCGAGCGCCGCCTCGGGCAGAGCGGCGGCGCCGCGCTCGAGCAGCGCGGTGGTCATCGCGCGGCTCTGCTCGGCCGTGAACAGTCCCAGCGGAACGGTGGCAAAGATGTTGAAAAAGGGCGAGCTGAGGACACTGCGGTCGGCAAAGGCCAGCGAGATCAGCGGCCGCTGACTGGCCACCACGAAGGACAGGGTGTAGCGCGTGGCCAGACCGCGCAGACCGGAAAAGAAGGACGGGTCGAGCGCCGGGTTGCCGGCCAGGGCCTCGAACTCGTCGATGAGCAGGGCCAGCCGGCAGCCTCGCGCGCAGAGAGTCTTGAGGGTCTGGTCGAGGCCGTGATAGTCGGGCGTTGCTGCTGGCGGCCGTTCGGCGGCAGGCAGCGCCTCGGCCAGCGTCTCTAGAAAAGCGGCGTACACCTCGGACACAGTGGCCGCGGCGAGCCCCTCAGCGCTGAGCAGAGCCAGGATGTGGCCCGGCGCAGTCAGCCCGAAGGAGGAGCGCACTGGCTCCGACAGGAGGTGGTAGAGGAAGGAGGTCTTGCCGATGCGGCGCGGGCCAACGATGGAGACGCTCTGCGAGACCAGCAGGAGATGGGCCACCTGCTCCGTTTCGGCCTCGCGCCCGAAAAAGTAGTCCGGATCGCGAACGGGACCTCGATGGTAGAAAGGATTCTGCGCCATGCCCAACTGCCTCCC from Chloroflexi bacterium ADurb.Bin180 includes these protein-coding regions:
- the regX3_2 gene encoding Sensory transduction protein regX3, whose translation is MAQNPFYHRGPVRDPDYFFGREAETEQVAHLLLVSQSVSIVGPRRIGKTSFLYHLLSEPVRSSFGLTAPGHILALLSAEGLAAATVSEVYAAFLETLAEALPAAERPPAATPDYHGLDQTLKTLCARGCRLALLIDEFEALAGNPALDPSFFSGLRGLATRYTLSFVVASQRPLISLAFADRSVLSSPFFNIFATVPLGLFTAEQSRAMTTALLERGAAALPEAALGAVAALAGPHPFFAQLAAYHALEMARTLSVWDESATARLAERFAQEAGPHLQYAWHNLSDDERYTLANLHIDQRDPGARETLRQLEEQCLILPTPAGWAYLSATLRRFVRCQEVRGLLQAGGPFVIDLNRRLATAEGIEFALTRTQFDLLAFLARRGGRVATNRELEESIWHDQYVDDPERIKAAIKHLRRALGPYGACIVNQRGIGYALRPRTECEP